The Arachis duranensis cultivar V14167 chromosome 9, aradu.V14167.gnm2.J7QH, whole genome shotgun sequence genomic sequence tatgacaaaataaattaaagtttgagCTTAATCATAGCAAGCGttcaagtttaaatttttataaattaatttatttgtgttaAAGTGAATTGcgcaataaaaaattcataaaaatttcatatattgaagtagacaataatttatttgtaaatACAAAAAGTGTATTGAATAagtaagaaattattttattttaatttggtccataattcacatgatttgaatttagctcaatatatatgatttgatttgatttaattattagttgaaaagaGCTCAATTAcctattttattcatagatttattattttaatgactaataaattaatcaaattaattaattagtacacACAATAAATTTGggttaataaatttaaaaaaataaatgcgtaatattattcttattaaaattatctaattatatttatgcAACTTAAACTTTTAGAGAAGATTATTAATGACATCTTATTGGTCAAAAAACTTATTAATAACTCTAAAGTCTAGATAACTtgatgtgaattttttttatattttacattaactttagataaaaaaaattagttctgacgtataattgaaaatttaaaatgtaattaataaaaattttttatctataattattaataagatATCATCTATATATAATGAgaaataaatcatataaatagAGATTTTGTATAATAGGTAGAGTTAAATTCAAGAATAACgatgttttttaatttattcaataataataataataataataataataataataataataataataataataataataataataataaataatatattaataaataaaaaatattattaaaagttaaatatacagataaaaaaattataacttgcaaaaatatctctaaaatttattacataACTATTAAAAgtcatgtatttatataaattaaattatattaaattgtaagatatttagatatttaattaaatttaaaaataaatggtatgccaattcaaataatttagattgaagataaaaatatatatataatcaaattatatcatataatataacatttctataagtttcttttataagagatttaatacaaaaatactTATCATCATATGTTTAACgtaacaatttaaatttaggagaattgttccaaaaaataccctttttgaattatttattgttaatattaGGTCAATTTCATAACATTCAATAATaacataaatgattatatttgaACCACAAAGTtaacctaaaataaaatataaaaattgatgagaataaaatattaagacAAAAAATGATTAGAAgcgtaaaaatagaaaaaaatatcaaatttaaataatgtcaaaaagaaTCTAATATATAAAGATGTGAATTGTAAAAATAGAgggatacatatataaagaagaATAACATGCATGCATAAACGTTTTTTCACTATATCATAATTTGCTCCAGCTATATGATGAATTTAGCGGCAATCAGCAGCTCCAAAAGTTTGCATCGGTGCACCTCAAACACATTACCTGATTTCTTAAGCTGCAAGTATACCGAGTACATTGTCGTCCAATTCCATTAGCGGTAATGCCTAAATTAAGACATTTTCGAGTTATAAacaaacaatcaacaaaatactaCTTATCTATACATTCtcatttattcataaaaaaattttacataaaaaaaagaagaaaagaagagttaaAATAGCAAGAGCGATAAAAAtgattcttattattttgtttggCCGTCTATATATAGAAGACCAGAAAATTATcattatctaacaaaattaatttgtatttattgcatttaatttgaataagcaaaaaattatcatattttAGCTTAGTATTTAATTCACATCATTTGAATTTGacttaatacatataatttaatttgatttaattattagttaaaaatatctcaattgcttattttatttataaatttattattttaattattaataatttaatcaaatcaattaattaatatacataatttatacctaatttgatttaataaattaaaaaatactaccagaatattaaaaaaaataaattaaaaaatactattaaaacaaattgatataaattataattattatgtaatatttaaatatctaattaaatcaattagttgatataattaatctcataataaattgtatttaatgagttaaaagaaataaatcgagAAGCACTTTCAGAAGCATGCTACGTTAGCTCCATCATTAAGTATAGAAATCCGATTTTTGTATAATAGAATCGAATAGACGTTAATtcatatatagtatataaataaatttaattagaataaataataatttatttattttattttagactttatgaatgaaaaaaatcaatTCACTGATATAATGAATTACAATTAACGTAgtctaattaattaagtaatataaattttaataaattatattaatatttaaatattcaatcaaatcaattagttaatataattaagtcattgtaataaattgtatttaatgagttaaaataattaaatcgagAAACACTCTCTAGAGCATGCTACGTCAATTCCATCANNNNNNNNNNNNNNNNNNNNNNNNNNNNNNNNNNNNNNNNNNNNNNNNNNNNNNNNNNNNNNNNNNNNNNNNNNNNNNNNNNNNNNNNNNNGTTAACATTATTGTTTTTATCtgaatgttaaaataatatatatatatatatattaaattttaaattctaaattttagttgtataaaataaaatatttgtcaaAAGAGTTggttaatattaaaaagaaatattaatctctttattttttttaacatataatattagttcaacaatttataatatttaattaaattactcAATATAAAACATTTAGGTGTCAGAAACTACTTATAATATTAGTTTCAGAAATTTTTAGAGGCAAGCAGTTAGGAGTAGGTGTGGGCTAGGTTACTCCATAAAAGTTTGTAATTCGATTTGTTTTAGACTTGATTTGACTCGTTTTATTAAATATGTTAGGTTTGAGTTTTTTTATAAAACCTATTAATTAAAAGGGTTACgccataaattttaaaaaaaaattatgaaactCGTTGGACCAATTcattaaaacattttttgtaaaaataaattatttttaatttagatttttaactATGTACTTATGTtaacacaaaacaaaaataacaaaaattaatagtcaatattaattaagatagtaatttttttgtttaaagaaaaaatttatgaattataAGTATAATTATGATATGTGACTAAAGATTGatatataaatgattttttttataaattatgaattataaattttagaatatatttaatgtcaatttaaattttttaagtattattttttgagttctaaTTCAcgaaacaaatttttaaaacttgtggacttgttaaattttaaatagacCAGACTTGAGCTCTGGTCAAAGCACGACTCAACTCGGCCTATTTTTACTTCTACCAATAGTTATTTTGATCATTATTTAATCagcataaatattaaattatttttaataaataaattttattaatttatatatataaattttgataaatataaatataaatataaattatattaatttatgtgtataaactttaataaatataaattattacagaTCAAATGACggtaaaaaatgataatattttcGGATAATATATAATTGCTGGATTAGTTTCGCCCTTGTGAACATTTGTTGTTTCCTTATAATTTATAAAGTGTAGCAGGGATTGCCTTAGGTATTGGGTAAACACAGCATATGCAAAGGGCGTACCTACCCGTCAAGTACCTAAAGGGACCAGACACTTTACCTTTTCAATCACCTAGACGACAAACCAAAACTAACAttcaatatattaaattaaacaagagaaGGTAGGCTATATATATACGCTTCATGGTTACAACTTACAacaatgataagaaaaagatcaTGTCCTTTAAAATATtaggaattaaaaattattcataatattttgtCTAGGTAGTTCCTACAGAATATACATTACGCATGAGTACCAATATCATGTTATCTTGTTTCCCTACTTTAATATGCAACTTCTATGAGATGATGAGTATATCGTACAACCTACGTTGAATTATATTACGAGGTTAGTTCACATTGTAAATGACTAAATGAAATGAATGAGGATTCCccgaaaaaataatttgaagatTGCGGATTTACAAATCATCAATGGCATTTGGCTAGCTATCAAGGACGATGGGGGGACACACAATCTTAAAGTAGTCGAGGTAAACGAAAGAATAAATCAAAGATTCTGTATGCTGCACTTATTTAACTTGTTTGACTGAAACACATCATGTTACTGTCACTAGTAGCATATCCAAAACACCACGGTTATTGTTGTTTGAAACGTGTTGTTAACACTAACACTTTTATTTTTGGGGGGAAGAAGGGGGAGGGGGGATGCACATGAACCTTTAGAAAGTTTAAATAATAAGCTTAAAAATGCAAACAAAGAGAAGGCGGGGAAGAGAAAGAACATtataaaaatggaaaagaacATTTATTGTATCTCTAGAAGATCTTGTTCACATTCTCAtgttatatatagagtaaactTTGTTCAATGTTCAAtgtatgaaataataaggatcaCATGTCCATTTGCTAAATTTGCTCCCTTCTAAATCAGCACACATTGCATTGACTAGTAGGGCATGCcctagtaaaagaaaaataatccaTATTGGAAAAATCCCTAGTTACTTCTTGTTACTTGTTACTAGTCACCATCCAAGCCAAGCCCCTTTTGCCTAACAAAGTAAATTTTCGCCCttggataaataataaaattaaaaagtgacagttactttaattatattttttgtaattatttagatgataaaaaatagttatttttttattaatatttataatgcTAACATATGAAAATAATGATAGGAAGAAATAGGACCCCACAACACATGGGCCTTGACGAAAGCCCTTATAATTGGTGTGGCTCTCTCTCTCGCAGTCACCTAATCCTCACCCAAAGCACACACAGCCATATATACAGATTTTGAAGCAACCTCGCAATTCACATTTTATATTTCATCAAAacgaaaaccaaattaaaactcaattacaactctaataaataatatttatagcATTTGTTTGTTCTGTGAGAGACAAAAAGTTAATCATTCATATATAACTAGCAAGAGAGCCTCTTATTCTCTTCCAATCTAAACACCTCTTCTATTTCTCAATttcacaaaaaagaaaagagagatggGTTTGCAAAACCAGCTAAACGACGTGTCGTCTGGTTCAATTCCACTGCTGCTGATTGCGCACATAGCCACCTGCGTCAACTACCTCCGTTCCATGCTCTTCGCTCTTCTCCAAACCCTAGGTCTCTCTAGGCTACACACACACCAGATCGTCGACGACGGATTCTTCGCCACCGTCGGATCCGGCCTCGCCGGACTCATCATGCTCTCCGATCAGCTCGCCGTTAACAACCGATTCTTCTACACCTACACCGTCGTCGACCACGCCGACTCCGACGCCTGCGTCGTCTGCCAGACCAACTTCAAGGAAGGGGAACAGGTACGGATGCTTCCCTGCCGCCACGTCTTCCACCGCCACTGCTTCGACGGCTGGCTCCATCACTTCAAGTTCAACTGCCCTCTCTGCCGCTACCCGCTACTCTCCGACGAGCGCGTGGCCCTCACGGAACGCCGCGTCGGTCGTGAACTCGTCTCGTGGTTCTCCCTTCGGTGATGATGCGGCGTCGTTTTGCTCATCCAATCTTCCCTTATCCCAATTTTACCCCTCTCTTTTATCCTTTTTACCTTCTTCGCGGTGGTTTTCACTTTTCGCAGAGTTGGTGTCCTTTTTTGTTTCCTCTTCTCGGATATtaggtttttaaaaaaatttattttaattagggtagttttttttctctttcttttgttattatttatgaagggatttttttttgaaagggCTCTCTGGGGTGGTGTGTGCCTGAGAATCCTTTTTGGGGCGCTGTAAATTTTGGACTCCTCTGTATTTATGGGTAATAATTGGAGACCTTGGGGAAGATTTTATGCAATATCCTCCATAACAGAATATATATTAGCCTTTCCTTTTCCATCGCTCCcccttgtttttattttaatcaaagGAAAAAACAGTCTCAACAGAATGGAAACTTCTTCATTCACACCTTTGCTATTTTTGGTTATTCAATATGGATAAATAAGTCAAAGGAAAAGGTAGTAATTAAGTAAATAATGCCATTCATATCTACTATCTTCTATCTAGACTACCATGATAAACAATTAAACATGCTACCGACCGTTCTAGCCACTTAGTATTTGTGAAACTGCTTtctaatatttgtttttttccaGTGTATTATTAACAATTTAAGCTTAAAATTAGTGGAAAAAAGGTCTCAAAGTTTTGTCAGGGTTAGCAGCAATAGTGAACCCAAAGGTTTTGGAGATTTTCCAATGAATCAGCTTCAGATTCACTCTAAGCAactatttcttttatttgtgagtaaatattttttttgtttctaaccATTTGGATTATAGACAAAACGCACTTTTACTATTTGAAATTAATAAAGTGGCCATTAATTTCTATTGaaaggtgaaaattcaggtggaatcgactttacgtgaaattgatagttgagagttgttagataatttgatcgatttggttaaatttttatctaacagttctcagctatcaacttcacatgaagtcgaCTGCATCTAAGTTTTCACCCTATTAAAATTACCCATTGCGATCTTTGCAACCAAAAAACAAACGGTGGAGTGTTGACATATCAGTGACTAGTTCATTCTGATTTTATGCGTTCATATTCGAGATTTATTGACTCTTGCACAATAACCAAAACGACATTCATCCACCATTTGTATTATCAGCACTAGCGTCGGTAGTTTCTTTATTGCTCACTTCCTCCATGAGTACTCCCCTCACTCTTCCGACCTCCCAACAAAAATCATCTTTGAGTGTTGCACCACCATTTGGCGATCGCATGGCTACTGTCACAATTGTCGGCGACACATTCGAAGCTTGCCTCTATCTTTCACCCTAAGAATTTTCATGCCGTGAATTACATCAAACTTGTGGACTTCAAAGCCGGGACGGACATTAGCATGACTTTGgactccaattttttttaaattaatactaataagttattaaatatgatttaatttttttttaaaattatttaatatttagttcaatataaataaaagtccaatccaacataaatattaatgatttttaatatctaaaaaagtaagtaacaaaaaaaaatatgaaaaagatattgttactaatattttttaataaaataaaaattttcaaattctataaagtagattttttttcttcttgtgacTGTCTTTCTTGattcatttagtattaattttctCTGTTTCAACTACTATAActaaaagatctttttcaactatgaataTTGTAAAGAATGACTGAGAAACAAAATGAAAGATGAATTTcttgctaattgtcttttaattatattgaaaagaaaattgttaaaaaatttaacacatattctattatcgatgaattttatgatatgaaGAATCGACCACTTCATTAGTAAAAAGTACACACATATTTTTTGCACTTTAAATTATATTCTCTATcggtatatttttataatacatcttacattatataattttttatataattttttaatattatatatgttattggcCTCccacaataatatttttgaatccATTCCTATTTCAAGGTAAAGCCACCGGCATTGAAGTCGAACTCCATCAGGATATGGAACTAGGTTGCGAAGTAGGTATCTATTGATGGAAAAGAAGAGGACGAATTAGTCTCTTACCTGCAAAAAATTTCCAATTCTTTTCTGCCAATTTTCCAAATTCAAgctttcatattttaatttttctaagttttcagACACTCAATACACTTTTTAATTCGAtttctcaatttcttttttattttttgttgtttaaaaaagtttttaatgcACTTGTTGAGAAAAAAGTTGCAATCAACTTtgcagaaaatgaaaaagaaagaaaaatcctAACAAGTTTGATCAAGGGAACAAAGAGAATGCTATGAAAACAACAAcgttttgaattggttgcaaAGGGCGATTAGTCTTTATTTAGGAGATAACTCTATGTGGACTAGTCACTGACACGTCAATACCTCACCATTTATCTTCCATGGATTGAGTGCTCTTTGGCAGTGTTCCTTTCCACCGTTTTCATTTCTTGTAACCATTAGAACCACCGCATCGCTCCCTCCTCATTCTGCCGCCGCATGAGCCACCGTTTGAACCACCGTATCGCTTCATCCTCAATCCACTGACGTGATTGCCGCATTTGGAACCACCCCCATCAGTGCCTCAT encodes the following:
- the LOC107467552 gene encoding E3 ubiquitin-protein ligase RHA2A, which produces MGLQNQLNDVSSGSIPLLLIAHIATCVNYLRSMLFALLQTLGLSRLHTHQIVDDGFFATVGSGLAGLIMLSDQLAVNNRFFYTYTVVDHADSDACVVCQTNFKEGEQVRMLPCRHVFHRHCFDGWLHHFKFNCPLCRYPLLSDERVALTERRVGRELVSWFSLR